The following nucleotide sequence is from Desulfocurvibacter africanus subsp. africanus DSM 2603.
TGGCCATCCAGCGCGCGATGATGGATCCGCCGCGGGAAACGATGCCGAGGAGCCGGCGCTCGCGCGAGGCCAGTTCGGCCCCTCGCATGGTCAGGCCGCAGTGCACGGTCATGAAATCCACGCCCTGTTCCGCCTGCGTGCGAATTTCGGCCAGGATCTGCCCTTCGGTGATTTCGGCCGGATCACGCCCAGCCTCGACCACGGTATGCGCCAAGGCATACAGGGGAACCGTGCCCAACGGCAGGCGCGTGGCCTGCAGCATGCCGGTGCGGATGGCATTCAGGTCGCCTGCGGTGGACAGGTCCATGATCGTATCGGCTCCGGCGGCCTCGGCCACGCGCAGCTTCTCCAGTTCCTTGCCGGCTTCGTTTCTGAGCGGCGATGTGCCGATATTGGCATTGACCTTGATCCCGGACGGCTGGCCGACGAGAGTGGGCCGGACTTCATGATGATTGGGATTGGCCAACAGCACCATGCGGCCGGAGAGGATTTGGTCACGTATTACCGATGCGGCAAGGCCTTCAGCCCTGGACAGTTCCGGCAAGGCAAGTTCAAGGATATCCTCAAGCAGGGAGGAGAGGGTCAGTTGTGGCATGCTGTGATATTCCTGGTTGCTTGGTTATGACAGCGCGACAGTTTGCACGAAAGGCGAGAGAAATGCCAGGGTTCGGCCCATCCCCCCAAATCGTTTTTCGCCTGGGGAAGGCCCGAAGCGCTCTTGTCAAAACGGTTAAAGGAGCATATATGACCTTTCTTTTCGTGAGACCTTCCCTGGAGGAAATAAATGAAAAAGGATATCCATCCCAAGACGCATAAGGCCAAGTTCGTCTGCCAGTGTGGCGGCGAGGCTGAACTGCTGACCAGCAGCAAGAGTGATACGCTGACCGTGGAAATTTGCTCCGCCTGCCATCCTTTTTACACCGGCAAGCAGCGTTTCGTGGACACCGCCGGCCGTATCGACCGTTTCAGGAAAAAGTACGCCAAGTTCGACAAAAACGAGGCCTAGAATACGGGCGTTCTGGGGCGGCTTCGGCCGCCCGGGACGAATCCTGCCTCTGGTCCGGAGCGAGGGATACTTGCCCAAAGTCCTTTCCGCGCTGCTGACGGCAGCGACAACAGTTGGCGGACAGGCGGTCATGGAGGGCGTGATGATGCGCTCCAGGGACCGCTTGGCCATTGCCGTACGTAAGCAGAGCGGGGAAATCCTGGTCGAAATCCGGCCATGGTTCTCCCTGACAACCCATCCCTGGCTTAGAAAGCCGTTTATTCGCGGCTTCCCTGTCCTGCTGGAAACGCTCATAAATGGCATCAAAGCCCTGAACTTCTCGGCTCGCGTAGCCATGGAGGAGGACGAGGGCGGTGAGGTCGGCTCTTGGGCCCTGGCCGGCACCTTGCTCCTGTCCATCGTGCTGGCCGTAGGCCTGTTCGTGGTCCTGCCGCACTTGTTCTCACTGCTCATGAAGTGGTGGGGGCTCTCGGGCGACGTGAACAGCCTAAGCTTCCACGCCTGGGACGGCTTGTTCAAGTTCGCCTTGTTTCTCGGCTATGTGGCAAGCATCTCCTTGCTGCCTGATATCCGGCGCGTGTTCCAGTATCATGGCGCCGAGCACAAGGCCATTTGGGCCTATGAGCAAGGCGTTGAACTGATTCCTCAGACCGTGCGAGGCTACAGCAGGCTGCACCCGCGTTGCGGCACGGCTTTCCTGCTCTTCGTGCTGGCGCTCAGCATCGTTCTTTTCGCCGTGCTGGTACCCCTGGCCATGGCCGTATACGCGCCCTCCGGACCTGTGCTCAAGCAGGCCTATGTCATCCTGGTCAAGCTCTTGCTCATGGTGCCTGTCAGTTCGATGGCCTATGAACTCATCCGCATGGCCGGCCGTTTTCACGAAAATATTGTGTGCAAGCTGATGAGTTGCCCAGGGATGATGCTTCAGTTCTTGACCACTTTCGAGCCCGATGACAGCCACCTTGAAGTGGCCATTGCCGCCCTGCAAGGCGCGGTGGAAGGAAATCGCCAGCCATGTTCGCCAAGCTAGAGAGTCTGGAGCGTCAATTCGCGGATCTGGAGTCCCAGCTCAGCGCACCGGATATCTTCAACGATCAGGAGCGCTACAAGAAGCTGACCAAGGCCCGTGCTGATCTGGCCCAGGTCGTGGCGTGCTTTCAGGAATTCAAGAAGCTCTCCAGGGATCTTGAGGATAACCGCGAGATGCTCGCCGACACCGACCCGGAGATACGGGCCATGGCCGAAAGCGAGATCGCATCCATCAAGCAGGCCTTGCCACGGCTTGAGGAAAAGCTCCAGCTCCTGCTTTTGCCCAAGGACCCCTTGGACGAGAAGGATGTTATCCTGGAAATTCGAGCCGGCACCGGCGGCGAGGAGGCTTCGCTGTTCGCTGCGGACCTTTTCCGCATGTACATGCGCTATGCCGAGCGCGTGGGCTGGAAGGTCGAGATGCTCTCGGAGCACGAATCGGCCACCGGCGGTTTCAAGGAAGTCATCGCTTCCATATCCGGCGAGCGCGTTTACTCCCGGCTCAAGTACGAATCAGGCATTCATCGCGTGCAGCGCGTTCCGGCCACCGAGACTCAGGGCCGCATCCATACATCGGCCGTGACCGTTGCCGTGCTGCCAGAGGCCGAGGAAGTCGATCTGGACATCGATCCCACGGAACTGCGCATCGACGTGTACCGGGCTTCGGGCGCGGGCGGTCAGCACGTGAACAAGACCGAGTCCGCCGTGCGCATCACGCACCTCCCGACGAATACGGTGGTCACCTGCCAGGACGAGAAGTCCCAGCACAAGAACAAAGCCAAGGCCATGAAGGTGTTGCGCTCGCGCATCCTGCAGTCCATGCAGGCAGCGCGCAAAGACGAGGAGGACGCCGCCCGGCGTCTGCTGGTAGGTAGCGGCGACCGCTCGGGCCGTATCCGCAC
It contains:
- the prfA gene encoding peptide chain release factor 1, which encodes MFAKLESLERQFADLESQLSAPDIFNDQERYKKLTKARADLAQVVACFQEFKKLSRDLEDNREMLADTDPEIRAMAESEIASIKQALPRLEEKLQLLLLPKDPLDEKDVILEIRAGTGGEEASLFAADLFRMYMRYAERVGWKVEMLSEHESATGGFKEVIASISGERVYSRLKYESGIHRVQRVPATETQGRIHTSAVTVAVLPEAEEVDLDIDPTELRIDVYRASGAGGQHVNKTESAVRITHLPTNTVVTCQDEKSQHKNKAKAMKVLRSRILQSMQAARKDEEDAARRLLVGSGDRSGRIRTYNFPQGRITDHRINLTLYSLAAVMEGALDDLVEALIGHYQTEALKQQAASA
- the rpmE gene encoding 50S ribosomal protein L31 — encoded protein: MKKDIHPKTHKAKFVCQCGGEAELLTSSKSDTLTVEICSACHPFYTGKQRFVDTAGRIDRFRKKYAKFDKNEA
- a CDS encoding DUF1385 domain-containing protein; the encoded protein is MMRSRDRLAIAVRKQSGEILVEIRPWFSLTTHPWLRKPFIRGFPVLLETLINGIKALNFSARVAMEEDEGGEVGSWALAGTLLLSIVLAVGLFVVLPHLFSLLMKWWGLSGDVNSLSFHAWDGLFKFALFLGYVASISLLPDIRRVFQYHGAEHKAIWAYEQGVELIPQTVRGYSRLHPRCGTAFLLFVLALSIVLFAVLVPLAMAVYAPSGPVLKQAYVILVKLLLMVPVSSMAYELIRMAGRFHENIVCKLMSCPGMMLQFLTTFEPDDSHLEVAIAALQGAVEGNRQPCSPS